The stretch of DNA ACCTGGCTGGTCAAGGAGGTCTCCCCGGGCCTGCTCATGGAGATCCCCGAATACCGGCTGCCCACCCTGAAGAATGTTTTCCACAAGTCCTGGCGCAGCCTCAAGGACTTCATCGTGGTGGCCTGGCCCATCCTCATCGTGGGGAGCACGGTGCTGAGCCTTTTGAAGTTTTTTGGCTTTTACGATGCAGTAAACGCCATCTTTAGCCCTTTGACCCGTCTTTTGGATTTGCCCCCGGCGGTGGGCACCACCCTGATCTTCGGGATTATGCGTAAGGAGCTTTCTTTGGTGATGCTCCATGAGGCCCTGGGCACCACCCAGCTGGAGACCGTGCTCAGCCACACCCAGCTCCTCACCTTCACCATCTTTGTGCTCTTTTATATCCCCTGCGCCGCCACCATCGCCGCCCTGATGCGGGAGGTGGGCTGGAAAGGCGCCGCGGTAGGGGTGGTGGGCTCCCTCATCCTGGCCCTGGGGCTGGCCCTGTTGACCCGGGGCCTGGGGACGCTCCTCTTCTGAAGCCGATAAACGAGGCCTCCATTCCTGCCCGCCCTGCCGCTAACCCGGGAGGGCGGTTTTTTTATGGGACATCCGTGCCGTATGTGTTTGCAATTCTCGCGGCCGAGGCTGACAATGGGGTGGACACATGCCCATCTCCCGCCAAGGAGGGCCCATCTATGCTCCGCTCCGCCGAAGTGCTGGCCAACCGGGTGCTGGCAGACAAAAATCTGTTGGCTCAACTCCAGGTCAACCCCCAAATCCTCACCCGGGTGGCGGAGGAGGTTATCGGGGAATTACCTCCCATGCCGCCCGACGCCTGGATCTACCGTCTGGTGGTGGGCTCTCTGGGCCTGACGGTGCTCCTGGTGGTCATCGGTGCCATTGTGCTGTCTTTGGGCAATGTGCAGGAGATTCCGGCAGTGCTCACCGCCATCGGCTCGGCGGCGGTGGGCGCCCTGGCCGGTCTGCTGGCGCCCTCCCCCCGGCAATGATTACCTGCCACAAAGAGAACGTGACGCCATCCCGCAAGAGATGAGGTGAGATCATGGACATGGCCCTGAGGATCCTGGGAAAAGACGAGAGATACCGGGGGGTGGTCCGGGTGCAGGTGCCGGGCATCTACCCCAAGGGGAGCCCTTTGCCGGCGCACATGTCCCGGCTGGTGGAAGCGGCGGCGGAGGCCCTGGCCCGGGCCTATCGGGACATCGTGGCCGAGGGCGGGCATCTGTACATCAGCGACATGTTCCGCAGCGCCGAGATGCAGCAGAAGGCCCACGAAGACTGGAAGGCGGGCCGCAAAACCGCCTACAGCCCCCCGGCCTGCGGCAGCGTGCATGAGTCGGGCCGGGCCATCGACATCGACGCCTTCGACACCGGCATCGGTCACAAGCGGGTGCGGGAGATCCTCAACCGCCACGGCTGGGTGAACATCGTCGCCACCCTCACCGGCCCCGAATGCTGGCACTATGAATTCCGGGAGGAGCGCTGGGAGAGCTACCGGAAAAAGCACGGCTATGCCGCCATGGCCCGGGCCATGAAAGAGGAGATCGGCAACGTGGCGGGCAAGGAGACCGCGGAGAGCACCGAGGCGGAGGTGAAGTGGCTCCAGGACGCCTTGAACCGCCTCCTGGGCCTTTCCCTGAAGGTGGATGGCATCTACGGCGCTGCCACCAAAAAGGCGGTCAAGGACTTCCAGAAAAAGTATGGCTTGCAGGTGGACGGCGTGGCCGGACCCATCACCAAACGGAAGATCAGGGAGCTCCTGGGGGAGGCCTGAGGCCTGGCTGATTTTGAGGCCTGCCAATAATTTTTGGGAGAGGGGGCCAGGGGTCGCGGTCCCAAACCCACTCCCCCAACCCCTTAAAATGCGATGGGGGCTCTCTCCTTGAAAATCACTTTAAGAGAGAGGCCACCAGCTCGGCCTGGCGCACGGCAGCGCCCTGGTGGGCTGCAAGAGCGCGGCGGGCCCGGTCCCCGGCCTGGCGGGCGGCCTGGGGGTCGGCCAGCCGGGCCTGCACTGCGGCCGCCAAAGAGGCGGCGTCCTCCACGATAGCAAGGGCACTGGCGGCCGTGAGCATCTCCTCGGCCCAGCGGAAATTGTTGAGATGGGGGCCGCTTAAGGGGGCCAGGCCCCACACTGCCGCCTCCAGGAGGTTCTGGCCGCCGTGGGGGATGAGGGAGCCGCCCACGAAGGCCACCGTGGCCACGGCGTAAAGGTCAAAGAGATCGCCGATGGTGTCCACCAGGATCACCGGCTCCCCCCGGCGGACCTCCCCGGCCTT from Desulfobaccales bacterium encodes:
- a CDS encoding peptidoglycan-binding protein yields the protein MDMALRILGKDERYRGVVRVQVPGIYPKGSPLPAHMSRLVEAAAEALARAYRDIVAEGGHLYISDMFRSAEMQQKAHEDWKAGRKTAYSPPACGSVHESGRAIDIDAFDTGIGHKRVREILNRHGWVNIVATLTGPECWHYEFREERWESYRKKHGYAAMARAMKEEIGNVAGKETAESTEAEVKWLQDALNRLLGLSLKVDGIYGAATKKAVKDFQKKYGLQVDGVAGPITKRKIRELLGEA